One part of the Sporosarcina ureae genome encodes these proteins:
- a CDS encoding ABC transporter ATP-binding protein, with translation MLITEELTYRHSDSFELTKIDLHIKQGEIVSLLGPNGSGKSTFLRLISRLITPGSGEVLLNGERLKRMKSQEVARNLAMLPQMQDHQLDVTVGELVEFGRHPHRSGYGKLSSEDQEIIDWAIGVTKLDKYKNRMLQSLSGGERQRAWIAMAIAQRPKVLLLDEPTTYLDISHQLEVMELVTELNETYGMTVIMVLHDINQAASYSDRLIVLKDGSVRFDGIPQCVLCKDMFRSIFEIDAEIFMNNGKCFFTPSKLRKDDCSENRRRKETTN, from the coding sequence TTGCTGATAACTGAAGAACTTACGTATCGACATTCGGATTCATTCGAATTAACGAAGATAGATTTGCATATTAAACAAGGAGAAATCGTCAGTTTGCTAGGACCAAATGGTTCGGGCAAATCGACATTCCTGCGACTGATTTCACGATTGATCACGCCTGGCAGTGGAGAAGTTCTGCTAAATGGCGAACGATTGAAACGAATGAAATCCCAGGAAGTAGCACGGAATTTGGCTATGCTACCGCAAATGCAAGATCATCAACTTGATGTGACCGTAGGCGAGTTAGTGGAGTTCGGTCGTCATCCCCATCGCTCGGGATACGGCAAGTTAAGTTCAGAAGACCAAGAAATTATCGACTGGGCGATCGGCGTGACAAAGTTGGATAAATACAAAAATCGTATGTTGCAGTCATTATCAGGTGGAGAACGTCAGCGAGCTTGGATTGCGATGGCGATTGCGCAACGACCTAAAGTATTATTACTCGATGAACCGACGACGTATTTAGATATTTCGCATCAACTCGAAGTCATGGAATTGGTTACAGAATTAAATGAAACGTATGGAATGACGGTGATTATGGTTCTTCATGACATCAATCAGGCGGCTAGTTACAGTGACCGGCTCATCGTATTAAAAGATGGTAGTGTTCGTTTTGACGGCATTCCGCAGTGCGTATTGTGCAAAGATATGTTCCGTTCTATTTTCGAGATAGATGCGGAGATATTTATGAATAATGGGAAGTGCTTTTTCACGCCAAGTAAATTACGGAAGGATGATTGTTCTGAGAACCGAAGGAGAAAAGAAACAACCAATTGA
- a CDS encoding DinB family protein: MVFGENIKVRKRILQLIDGLTDEEFNGTPSHGGWSPKQIVEHLALMECRVATNIAQELKNPVSLRVFKKPISVSASPLVKAYFMEYTQPTDTHLSIPEIKEKLHESRNYLLDIYESATITELRCKSIKHPIFGNVPLIQWFRFVGFHEKRHLRQLKRAVEQVKLSPTELVSSSK; this comes from the coding sequence GTGGTTTTTGGAGAAAACATCAAGGTCCGTAAACGCATCTTGCAGTTGATTGATGGCTTAACAGATGAGGAATTTAACGGAACACCATCACATGGCGGCTGGTCACCCAAACAGATTGTAGAACATTTAGCATTAATGGAATGTCGAGTTGCTACAAACATCGCCCAAGAATTGAAAAATCCTGTGAGTTTACGTGTGTTCAAAAAACCGATTAGTGTATCGGCAAGCCCTTTAGTGAAAGCATACTTCATGGAATACACGCAACCGACAGATACACATCTCTCTATTCCAGAGATTAAAGAGAAGTTGCATGAATCCAGAAACTATTTGCTGGATATCTATGAGTCTGCTACTATTACAGAACTTCGCTGCAAGTCGATCAAGCACCCGATTTTCGGTAACGTTCCGTTAATTCAATGGTTCCGATTCGTCGGATTCCACGAAAAACGTCATCTACGACAATTGAAGCGGGCAGTGGAGCAAGTGAAATTGTCTCCGACCGAGCTCGTTTCATCGTCTAAATAA
- a CDS encoding cation:proton antiporter: protein MTAVQILILLTIGYIAMTIDKKQKNFPLPVFLVAIGFGLSFIPYFDSINISKEVIYNIFLPGLLFASAYHYSASSLRKHVKVIGTLSTAGLLVTAILLGLATYWMGASIEMTWVGALLVASILTPTDPVSVVSILEKSLDDPSVADILDGESMINDGTSVVLFTVLLTMFTKQQSFEFWPFLGDFLSVSIGGIATGVVAGWIVSKAVHLSTQRESQVLLSIIIAYGAFHLAEAFGFSGVLATVAAGIMLSAELERASEEEMHRESLNGFWEVAEPGLLAILFLAIGIVAADYLLAFDYWLLAIAIFFVSIGTRFIVIAGTMQLFSGYRELVDVKKASLLSWAGIRGTMSIFLLLSLADAADSSADVLVSLGFAVVFLSLVVQSIGIYPLSKALDK, encoded by the coding sequence ATGACCGCTGTGCAAATACTGATCTTGTTAACAATTGGCTACATCGCCATGACCATTGATAAAAAACAAAAGAACTTCCCACTTCCCGTCTTTCTGGTCGCAATCGGCTTTGGACTGTCATTCATTCCTTATTTCGACAGTATCAATATCTCCAAAGAAGTCATCTATAATATATTCTTGCCAGGGCTATTATTCGCATCAGCTTACCACTACTCGGCTTCATCCTTAAGAAAGCATGTCAAAGTCATCGGAACGCTAAGTACGGCGGGGTTACTTGTGACTGCCATTCTTTTGGGACTCGCTACATATTGGATGGGGGCAAGTATAGAGATGACATGGGTTGGCGCTTTACTCGTCGCTTCTATTCTCACACCAACTGATCCAGTCTCTGTCGTATCCATTTTGGAAAAGTCGCTAGATGATCCATCTGTTGCGGATATTCTTGACGGTGAATCTATGATTAATGATGGAACTAGCGTCGTTCTCTTTACTGTGCTATTGACTATGTTCACCAAACAGCAAAGCTTTGAATTCTGGCCATTTCTAGGGGATTTTCTATCTGTATCGATTGGCGGTATCGCAACAGGTGTAGTTGCTGGCTGGATAGTTAGTAAAGCGGTTCACCTATCCACACAACGCGAGAGTCAAGTATTACTGAGTATTATTATTGCGTATGGGGCCTTTCATTTAGCGGAAGCTTTCGGGTTTTCAGGGGTGTTGGCGACGGTCGCTGCCGGTATTATGCTATCTGCTGAGCTCGAACGTGCCAGTGAAGAAGAAATGCATCGGGAGTCATTGAACGGATTTTGGGAGGTGGCAGAACCTGGTTTGCTTGCGATACTATTTTTAGCCATCGGTATTGTGGCCGCTGACTATTTATTAGCTTTTGATTATTGGTTGCTCGCGATTGCCATTTTCTTCGTTTCAATTGGTACTCGCTTTATTGTAATCGCGGGGACGATGCAATTATTTTCAGGCTATCGAGAGTTGGTGGACGTCAAAAAAGCCTCGCTCCTATCATGGGCTGGCATTCGTGGGACGATGTCTATTTTCTTACTACTAAGCTTAGCTGATGCGGCAGACAGCTCTGCAGATGTACTTGTCTCATTGGGATTCGCTGTAGTGTTCTTGTCACTCGTTGTACAAAGTATTGGCATTTATCCACTATCTAAAGCACTCGATAAGTAA
- a CDS encoding phosphate ABC transporter ATP-binding protein yields the protein MDSEQNKSLYEPAIHFQNVSFEIAGNKILENITGSFPTGQITVLVGPSGAGKTTLLKMCNGLLSPTSGDITVQGRAIHDMSPIDLRRKAGMVLQNSPMIAGSVYDNLALPLRLQDKKLSKEKALDILDQVGLEAEYLERDSQNLSGGQQQKVSIARTLLNESKILLMDEITSSLDPSSLNEVEDLIRDLHEKHEITVIWITHNLEQAKRMGQYAWIMVDGKLVDAGEISVLDHSDIPSVNRFLKGEFT from the coding sequence ATGGATAGTGAACAAAATAAATCATTATATGAACCGGCAATCCATTTCCAAAACGTCTCATTTGAAATAGCGGGAAATAAGATTCTTGAAAATATAACAGGATCATTCCCTACCGGTCAGATCACAGTGCTTGTCGGGCCTTCGGGTGCAGGGAAAACGACATTATTGAAAATGTGCAACGGTTTGCTAAGTCCTACGAGTGGAGATATTACGGTACAAGGCCGGGCCATTCATGATATGTCGCCGATTGATCTCCGACGAAAAGCAGGAATGGTGTTACAAAATTCGCCGATGATCGCAGGGAGCGTCTATGACAATTTGGCACTACCATTGCGGTTACAGGACAAGAAGTTGAGTAAAGAAAAAGCACTAGATATTTTAGATCAAGTCGGTCTTGAAGCAGAGTATCTAGAACGAGACAGCCAGAACTTATCAGGTGGCCAGCAGCAGAAAGTATCGATTGCCCGGACATTATTAAATGAGTCGAAGATTTTGTTGATGGATGAAATTACGTCTTCGCTAGATCCATCTTCGTTGAATGAAGTAGAGGATTTGATTCGTGACCTGCATGAAAAGCATGAAATTACGGTCATCTGGATCACGCATAACTTGGAGCAGGCGAAGCGAATGGGGCAGTATGCATGGATCATGGTGGACGGGAAATTAGTGGATGCCGGTGAAATATCTGTACTTGATCATTCGGATATTCCATCAGTCAACCGTTTCTTGAAGGGGGAATTTACATGA
- a CDS encoding FecCD family ABC transporter permease, protein MAVGEQTQKERHPLARKRVIVLVTSGSLLLIAAILSLMIGPVSFSMQEIWNGIFVANDTMERRIVWELRFPRVLVGMIVGVSLAVAGAILQGVMRNPLADPGIIGVSSGAGLAATVIMIIYPAYIMFLPLAAFLGALATAIVIYALSWRGGASPLRIILVGVAINAVIGACMSALMLLYSDRVQAVLPWLAGGIAGVGWVQFEMIIYYAIAAFVLAIFSVKHIRILRLGDEVAKLLGHNVERSRFFLIVLSTLLAGMAVSVSGLIGFVGLVVPHIMRSIVGGDYRFLLPASALGGGLLVVVADTIARTLFNPIELPVGILLSFLGGPFFLYLIQKRRDSFADN, encoded by the coding sequence ATTGCAGTAGGAGAGCAAACGCAGAAAGAACGTCATCCACTTGCGAGAAAACGTGTCATCGTTCTCGTGACGAGTGGAAGTCTACTGTTAATCGCAGCTATTTTAAGCTTGATGATCGGTCCAGTGTCGTTCTCCATGCAAGAAATTTGGAATGGGATTTTCGTGGCAAACGATACGATGGAGCGGCGAATTGTATGGGAACTTCGCTTTCCACGTGTACTAGTCGGCATGATTGTCGGAGTAAGTCTTGCGGTAGCCGGTGCTATTTTACAAGGCGTTATGCGTAATCCATTGGCTGATCCAGGAATTATCGGTGTCTCATCAGGTGCGGGACTTGCAGCGACAGTCATAATGATTATTTATCCGGCCTATATTATGTTTCTACCACTTGCTGCGTTTCTTGGAGCACTTGCAACGGCCATTGTGATCTATGCGTTGTCTTGGAGAGGTGGCGCATCGCCTTTACGAATTATTTTAGTCGGTGTCGCAATTAATGCAGTGATCGGCGCATGCATGAGTGCGTTAATGCTGCTTTACAGCGACCGCGTGCAAGCTGTATTGCCTTGGCTTGCTGGAGGAATTGCAGGCGTGGGGTGGGTGCAGTTTGAAATGATCATCTACTACGCGATTGCGGCATTTGTATTGGCCATTTTCTCAGTCAAGCATATTCGCATTTTGCGTCTAGGTGACGAAGTAGCCAAGCTGCTCGGACATAACGTGGAACGAAGTCGATTTTTTCTCATAGTCTTAAGCACTCTACTTGCGGGGATGGCGGTCAGTGTTTCGGGATTGATTGGTTTTGTTGGACTTGTTGTACCGCATATTATGCGCTCTATAGTAGGAGGCGACTATCGATTCTTGTTACCCGCTTCAGCACTTGGTGGTGGATTACTCGTCGTAGTAGCAGACACAATTGCCCGTACGTTATTCAATCCAATTGAATTGCCAGTAGGAATCTTACTCTCCTTCTTAGGTGGACCATTCTTCTTGTACTTAATTCAAAAACGGAGGGATTCATTTGCTGATAACTGA
- the rbsK gene encoding ribokinase: MITVIGSANMDVIAQADKFPLQGETVRGKGFQTAPGGKGANQAVACARLGQQVQLIGTTGTDSFAEMIVDNLQEQGVDTSYIKKVEGPSGVAVILLTEGDNRIISIPGANHALTPERIEELKPVIRASDFVMMQLELPTDTVWYVLKLCKELQVPVMMDPAPSSSFQLEYMSYVRYLTPNETECAQLFGTSIEETVTNYPNQLLVTLGKDGVCYHDGERVISVPGVPAKVVDTTGAGDTFNGALANRIVQGSDLQSAIQFANVAASLSVGKFGAQGGMPTTQEVLSGIESLTNERG; this comes from the coding sequence ATGATTACGGTAATTGGTAGCGCGAATATGGATGTCATTGCACAAGCGGACAAGTTTCCGTTACAAGGAGAAACGGTGAGAGGAAAAGGTTTTCAAACAGCACCTGGTGGCAAGGGGGCAAATCAAGCTGTTGCATGTGCACGACTTGGGCAGCAAGTTCAGCTGATCGGCACGACAGGTACGGATTCATTTGCAGAAATGATTGTAGACAATTTGCAAGAACAAGGTGTGGATACTTCCTATATTAAGAAAGTAGAAGGTCCTTCTGGCGTTGCTGTTATTTTATTGACGGAAGGGGATAATCGAATCATTTCCATACCCGGAGCCAATCACGCGCTGACGCCCGAACGAATTGAAGAGTTAAAACCTGTTATTCGTGCCAGCGACTTTGTGATGATGCAACTTGAACTGCCAACAGATACTGTGTGGTATGTCTTGAAGCTGTGTAAGGAATTGCAGGTTCCCGTTATGATGGACCCTGCGCCTTCAAGTAGCTTTCAATTGGAATACATGTCCTATGTTCGCTACCTGACGCCGAATGAAACAGAGTGTGCGCAACTCTTTGGTACTTCTATAGAAGAAACTGTGACAAACTATCCGAATCAACTCCTCGTAACATTAGGAAAAGATGGGGTTTGCTATCATGATGGTGAGCGAGTTATCTCTGTGCCTGGTGTTCCTGCAAAGGTAGTGGATACAACAGGGGCAGGTGATACATTTAACGGTGCGCTTGCCAATCGGATAGTACAAGGAAGCGATTTACAATCTGCCATTCAGTTCGCCAATGTCGCGGCTTCGTTATCTGTAGGAAAATTCGGTGCACAAGGTGGTATGCCGACTACTCAAGAAGTGTTATCGGGAATAGAAAGTCTAACGAATGAAAGAGGCTAG
- a CDS encoding YjiH family protein — protein MKKYTVSTWFVFLIPSILGVMLFMIPLPFAAGWKVPIAKLADVMSGALEPIIPQLMMYLIIASAVGSVLYLFVQKDPNRPSFFTNLFKVTPFWTITRIVGAIFAIMVVFKIGPEAIWSADTGGLLLARDGLVSFLFSIFFFAGLLLPLLLNFGLLEFFGTLMVKIMRPLFKLPGRSSIDALASWIGDGTIGVLLTSKQYEEGHYTQREAAVISTTFSVVSITFTLVIIDKVGLGNYFLPFYATVLFTGLILALIMPRIYPLRSIKNTYIDDREYSTEDEKLPAGTSVFSLGLARALDTASKQRSIVKTVRAGMQNVLDMWFGVAPVVMAFGTIALVMAEYTSVFRILGKPFEYILNFLQIPEAAEAAQTMVVGFADMFLPVILAEGVITSEMTLFTIAAISVIQLIYMSEVGGLILGTKIPLNIFDLLIIFLLRTIIALPIIAGIAHLLF, from the coding sequence TTGAAAAAATATACTGTTAGTACATGGTTCGTATTCTTAATTCCTTCTATACTCGGGGTCATGTTATTTATGATTCCACTACCGTTCGCAGCGGGCTGGAAAGTACCTATAGCCAAATTGGCGGATGTTATGTCCGGCGCATTGGAACCTATTATTCCACAACTTATGATGTACTTGATCATTGCTTCTGCAGTGGGATCTGTTCTTTATTTATTCGTTCAGAAAGATCCGAATCGGCCTTCATTCTTTACAAATCTATTCAAGGTTACACCGTTTTGGACAATCACTCGTATTGTTGGGGCGATCTTTGCCATTATGGTCGTCTTCAAAATAGGACCTGAAGCGATTTGGAGCGCGGATACAGGTGGATTACTACTTGCTCGTGATGGCCTTGTTTCATTCCTGTTTAGTATCTTCTTCTTTGCAGGACTGTTACTTCCTTTATTACTAAACTTCGGATTGCTTGAATTCTTTGGAACTTTGATGGTGAAGATAATGCGACCATTATTCAAATTACCGGGTCGTTCTTCCATTGATGCTCTCGCTTCATGGATCGGCGACGGAACCATCGGCGTATTATTGACCAGTAAACAGTACGAAGAAGGTCACTATACACAGCGTGAAGCTGCTGTTATTTCAACTACGTTCTCAGTTGTTTCGATTACGTTTACATTAGTGATCATCGATAAAGTCGGTCTCGGAAACTACTTCCTACCGTTTTACGCAACCGTTCTATTCACGGGACTGATTCTTGCTTTAATCATGCCAAGAATTTATCCACTACGTTCGATTAAGAATACGTATATTGATGATCGTGAATATTCTACTGAGGATGAGAAGTTACCTGCTGGGACAAGCGTGTTTTCACTAGGTCTTGCCAGAGCACTCGATACCGCTTCGAAACAACGCTCTATCGTGAAGACGGTTCGTGCTGGTATGCAAAACGTGCTCGACATGTGGTTCGGTGTGGCACCGGTCGTTATGGCATTCGGTACGATCGCATTAGTGATGGCTGAGTATACGAGTGTATTCCGTATTTTAGGAAAGCCATTCGAATATATCCTGAACTTCTTACAGATTCCTGAAGCTGCTGAAGCTGCACAGACGATGGTAGTTGGATTTGCGGATATGTTCTTGCCTGTCATTTTGGCAGAAGGTGTGATTACATCTGAGATGACCCTCTTTACGATTGCAGCGATTTCGGTTATTCAGCTGATTTATATGTCAGAGGTTGGCGGATTGATTTTAGGGACGAAGATTCCGTTGAATATTTTTGACCTACTGATCATTTTCTTGTTGCGCACAATCATTGCGCTACCGATCATTGCAGGTATTGCACATTTATTGTTTTAA
- a CDS encoding ABC transporter permease, which translates to MSTTALFLTLIFVLIPLALSKTLGLQLEKDTIIATIRSTVQLVAVGFVLKFVFDSESYVFIFLMVALMIGAAVQNARKKGTQIKGITWKLIVTFVLLEVLTQGILLGFKIVPATAQYIISITGMVVGNSMVLAILFLNRFVSEVETHRSESELILSLGGTPKQAIHRQLIRSIQASMIPTIESQKTIGLVQLPGMMSGQIIAGADPLEAVQFQILIVFLLLTTAALTSACLGLLSYPSLFNERMQMIQQENEHSK; encoded by the coding sequence ATGAGTACCACTGCCTTATTCCTGACACTGATATTTGTGTTGATTCCGCTAGCGCTATCAAAAACACTTGGATTACAACTGGAGAAAGATACAATTATCGCTACGATTCGCTCAACTGTACAATTAGTAGCGGTCGGGTTCGTATTGAAATTTGTCTTTGATTCTGAAAGTTATGTATTTATATTCTTAATGGTCGCCTTGATGATCGGCGCGGCAGTTCAAAATGCGCGTAAGAAGGGGACTCAAATCAAAGGAATCACGTGGAAGTTGATCGTGACTTTTGTGTTATTAGAAGTTTTGACGCAAGGGATTTTACTCGGATTCAAAATTGTCCCAGCGACTGCACAATATATTATTTCCATAACGGGCATGGTAGTTGGAAACTCGATGGTGCTTGCGATTTTATTCCTCAATCGTTTCGTATCGGAAGTAGAGACGCATCGCTCAGAAAGCGAACTCATTTTATCACTTGGTGGAACCCCAAAACAGGCGATACATAGGCAATTGATTCGCTCGATACAGGCAAGTATGATTCCAACTATTGAAAGTCAAAAGACGATTGGACTCGTACAGTTGCCTGGTATGATGAGTGGCCAAATCATTGCAGGCGCTGATCCTTTAGAGGCAGTGCAATTTCAGATTTTAATTGTGTTTCTTTTGCTGACAACTGCGGCATTAACTAGTGCATGTCTAGGATTACTCTCTTATCCATCCCTGTTCAATGAACGTATGCAGATGATTCAACAGGAAAATGAGCACTCGAAGTAA
- a CDS encoding antibiotic biosynthesis monooxygenase codes for MQKMVAINTIYVEKGKGEQITARFAKAKSVHTFEGFIRMEVLLSEEGEERDEVKVCTTWEDRQFFDKWLHSRENAKAHDAKAPQGPSSILGNEVKTFDVKVQHLPIEKVESK; via the coding sequence ATGCAGAAAATGGTTGCAATTAATACGATTTATGTAGAAAAAGGTAAAGGGGAACAAATCACTGCTCGTTTCGCTAAAGCAAAGTCAGTTCATACGTTTGAAGGGTTCATTCGCATGGAAGTGTTGCTGAGTGAAGAAGGTGAAGAGCGTGATGAAGTAAAAGTATGTACAACATGGGAAGACCGCCAGTTTTTTGACAAGTGGTTACATAGCCGAGAGAATGCAAAAGCGCATGACGCAAAAGCACCGCAAGGACCGAGTTCAATCCTCGGTAATGAAGTAAAGACTTTTGATGTGAAAGTTCAACACTTACCGATAGAAAAGGTAGAAAGTAAGTAA
- a CDS encoding CBS domain-containing protein, protein MDHKNSERFLIAFNRIDKSLMKITDMPSHLSFSKKIAKAKSQNALIARYEDELHEFSSLRNAIVHNRTGFDYAIAEPHDEIVELIESIDKGLSHPVTVKDLFSGKVHTVQSDESLATGLRLIRERKFNQLPIYKKGRFMGLITANGIMNWLADQETDCISREIPTLLDVYNHEKRKKTYRFVKCTMSAYEAEGYFRKSIMSGQRLEALLITEQGGKDEKLLGIITPLDLLKLDE, encoded by the coding sequence ATGGATCACAAAAATTCAGAGCGTTTTCTCATTGCATTTAATAGAATCGATAAGTCCTTGATGAAAATTACGGATATGCCAAGTCATTTATCATTCTCTAAGAAAATCGCCAAAGCGAAATCACAAAACGCATTGATTGCCCGTTATGAAGATGAACTACATGAATTCAGTAGTTTACGTAATGCGATTGTGCATAATCGTACAGGATTTGACTACGCTATAGCAGAGCCACATGATGAAATTGTGGAATTAATTGAAAGCATAGATAAAGGACTATCGCATCCTGTCACCGTCAAGGATCTGTTTTCGGGAAAAGTACATACCGTGCAGTCAGATGAATCACTGGCGACTGGTTTGCGTTTGATAAGAGAAAGGAAATTTAATCAGTTGCCCATTTATAAAAAAGGTCGATTCATGGGGTTGATTACTGCAAATGGTATCATGAATTGGCTTGCCGATCAGGAAACCGATTGCATTTCCCGGGAAATACCGACATTACTCGACGTATATAATCATGAAAAACGAAAGAAAACCTATCGTTTTGTCAAATGTACGATGTCGGCTTACGAAGCGGAAGGGTATTTCAGAAAATCCATTATGTCAGGGCAACGGCTAGAAGCATTGTTGATTACCGAGCAAGGTGGTAAAGATGAAAAATTATTGGGCATCATTACACCATTGGATTTATTGAAATTGGATGAATGA
- a CDS encoding ankyrin repeat domain-containing protein — MIVLRTEGEKKQPIDQALVRQYLIATHGDFEEVQKLIEQEPDLVHAVMNWGGDDWESGLGAAAHTGNRNIAEYLLEKGARMDIFAAAMLGELEIVKSMLKWYPNASELKGPHGIPLLRHAAAGGEQSASVLEYLQSMKMEAV; from the coding sequence ATGATTGTTCTGAGAACCGAAGGAGAAAAGAAACAACCAATTGATCAAGCGTTAGTGCGTCAATACTTGATTGCAACCCACGGTGATTTTGAAGAAGTACAAAAGTTAATTGAGCAGGAGCCTGATTTAGTCCACGCTGTGATGAACTGGGGTGGAGACGACTGGGAAAGTGGTCTTGGAGCCGCAGCGCATACCGGTAATCGAAATATCGCGGAGTACTTATTAGAAAAAGGCGCGCGTATGGATATATTTGCAGCTGCCATGTTAGGAGAACTCGAGATCGTTAAATCGATGTTGAAATGGTATCCAAATGCGAGCGAATTAAAAGGGCCGCATGGCATTCCGTTACTGCGTCACGCAGCAGCAGGTGGAGAACAATCAGCATCAGTACTTGAATATTTACAGTCGATGAAAATGGAGGCAGTATAA
- a CDS encoding ABC transporter substrate-binding protein, with translation MKKLASVLSILMFLFVLSACGTEDGKAEDKTAASAVKAEETEKVEETTGTAIEVTDMIGQTSTFDEVPKSVATLSSGDLDMLLALGIKVDGRPTVQGPPNKDLEGIAEIGNPHQPNFEKIAEINPEVIIAAPSFKQHEANMERQGTKIVYTAANSVDDIKKTIGLFGQLFDKETEAKTIQDDITEQIEKSSADKAEAVKTLLVYGAPGTYMVALPNSLSGNLLELAGGENIASDFPNEEKYPQYASLSVEKIIERNPEMVMLITHGEPEAVKAAFEGEMLKNPAWKNLDAVKKGNVMVLPSHLFGTNPGTKVVEALDVMKESLGQVK, from the coding sequence ATGAAGAAGTTAGCAAGCGTGTTGAGCATACTCATGTTTCTGTTTGTACTCAGCGCATGTGGAACAGAGGATGGGAAAGCTGAAGACAAAACAGCCGCATCAGCAGTCAAAGCTGAAGAAACAGAAAAAGTAGAAGAAACGACTGGCACAGCTATCGAAGTGACAGACATGATCGGCCAAACCTCAACATTCGATGAAGTGCCAAAATCTGTCGCCACGCTAAGCTCAGGCGACCTCGATATGCTACTCGCACTTGGAATAAAAGTGGACGGGCGTCCAACAGTACAAGGACCACCAAACAAAGACTTAGAAGGCATCGCTGAAATCGGAAACCCGCATCAGCCGAATTTTGAGAAAATTGCGGAAATAAATCCCGAAGTCATCATTGCGGCCCCAAGCTTCAAACAACACGAAGCGAACATGGAACGCCAAGGTACAAAAATTGTGTATACAGCCGCTAACTCTGTAGACGATATCAAAAAGACGATCGGACTCTTCGGACAGCTATTCGATAAAGAAACAGAAGCAAAAACAATTCAAGACGATATTACCGAACAAATTGAAAAGAGCTCAGCGGACAAAGCGGAAGCTGTGAAAACTTTACTAGTATACGGAGCACCAGGTACATACATGGTGGCACTACCTAATTCATTATCAGGAAATCTACTTGAACTAGCAGGTGGAGAAAACATTGCAAGCGATTTCCCGAATGAAGAAAAATATCCACAATACGCAAGTTTGAGCGTTGAGAAAATTATTGAACGCAATCCAGAAATGGTCATGTTGATTACTCACGGAGAACCTGAAGCAGTCAAAGCAGCATTCGAAGGTGAAATGTTGAAGAACCCAGCATGGAAAAATCTTGATGCAGTGAAAAAAGGTAATGTGATGGTCTTACCTTCACACTTGTTCGGTACAAACCCTGGAACAAAAGTAGTTGAAGCACTTGACGTGATGAAAGAAAGCTTAGGACAGGTTAAATAA